CATCTGGTCACCCTAGCAAAAACACTGAAGTTTGGAAACAGGTTATCTAGTAATGGTTATAACAAACACAACAGATGTCGTCTTCGTGCTAATAGAAGAAACATGTTCTAAAATTGGAaattttaaagggaaaaaaaaagtatttagatATGTCTCTAACATTTGGAGGACATGTTGTATTTGAAAGCTGAAGATGTATGATCCTTTCAGTTTTGTGCTTGCAGTCACTTTATGgcaatttttatgttttctgtaaTAAATTTTGCATAAAATAGCACCTTCAGTCATTGAATGAATtcaatttttcatgttttgcttgcaacCTTTCAGTTCATCACTCATACATACAGACACTACTGACTCTCAGGCCTCCTCTGGCATCTTGATTGAGTGCAGCTCAGCAGAGAGCATGGTCACTCTGCTGAGAGTGAGCGTGTACTCGCCAGTTTTCCCTCTTCAGCCTTGGCACAGCTGAAAGCGAGTGCAGGAGGCAGGACTCAAGACGCCCACTCACTGGCAGTGAATGCACCGCACATTTAGGTGTTCTACTGTCACACAGGCGCAAGGCGACATCACACAGACTTTGAACCAGGAAGCCGGAGGTTAAAGATCAGCTAGCGTCCGATCCGACTGTGCCAGACAGTTTTCACATGCACTTCCATTTGGTAATTTCTGTAGAAGTTCAGGGCTCCAGTGCAATAATGCATAAAAATCACTTTAGATATGAAGATGCAGCAACCCCCCccccgaacacacacacacacacacacacacacacacacacacacacacacacacacacacacacacacacacacacacacacacacacacacacacacacacacacacacacacaccttatcatttaaaataataaacatgacAGATGCATCACTTCTTTATAAGATACAAAAGTTCTACAACTCTCTTCTCTCAGAacaatgtttttttccacaaatattcagttttgctgttgtactTCAAATATATTGTTAATAAATAATGCTATAAACATGACTCTCGTACCGGCTACCTTTAAAATGAGACTATTCactgtaaaacatttttcagtgaCTTCATTCAGCCTTCTTGAAGACTTGCTTTGCTGTGACGCCTTGAACTCTCATTTCCTGCAGAGACGAGgcggagaagaagaggaaaaaaaacacgagGTGAGATGAATGGTGAGAAGCAACAAGAACATTTGGCACATTAAAGACGAGCACAAAACTGGGATTGTATCCAGAACACCCCCCTCACCCCCCTCATCAGCTCATGCTTTGACCTCATAATCCGTCTTCCACTCTTTCACCATCTATTCATCAGGTCTTTTCAGCCCGCTCCCActttcctcctccacctcttcaTTAGTCCCTCACTGTTCCCTTTGTGTAACCTCTGAAACCGTCGCTGGTATTCCCCAGCATATTGAGTTTAGGATCGGCAACACTTTCTCTAAATTTGTGAGAGGTTTTTAGGGGATAATGCTGATCGTTTGAAAACTTAACCAGCAATGAAAGATGTGCTAGAACAAATGTGCCTCTGAGCTTCTGTAGCACTTGTGCATTCAGCTTGTGTGTACTCCTTTGTCAGGTGATGGACTTTCCCCTTTTaggcacatacaaactccactGACCTCTTAATAAAAACCTTTTCTCACAAAGACGGTAACAGAATTAGCCAATGAATAACTTCTAAAACCTGCCTTATTTGCATCCCCTCCCTCATTTAGCATATCAATTACTCCATCACTTCCCTTTAAGCTTTCATTTTCCTTGTTCCCTCTTCCTTGCTTTCTCTCTGCACTGGCCTCTTGTTCCCCTCGTACATCCTTACCAAATGCAGCTTGTCGCCCTCCAGCCAGTGCGTCCAGCCTCGTCCCTCTTTCTCGCCTCGCTGTACACAAACCAGCTTGTCTCCGTCCCAATCTACTGTAGTCTGTGTAACCACAGAGATGCCATTAGTGTGAGACATTAGCATGTAAAGTAGCCCACTCAACACTCAGCCACACAAAGAGACAAGAAGCTTTGTGCGGTGCAAAAAGGGGAGACTAATACAGTGATGCGTGAAAGGTCATGGACCCTTTAAAATATACTTAATTTTTTCAAAGATGtggccaaaaaaataaaatttttagatatttgtttaaaaattacttgaatatatttgtatttatgttttataaaaAATGATCCAATATTATATCTCTAAATGTAAGAGCTCATGAACCTTTGCATCTTTTGTATCATGTGACTCCCTGTAGACAgcaataactaaaaaaaaaagaacagttaaAGATAAATGTTTGGGCTTTGACTTTCCATAACATTATCTTTGTTCTCCTTAACCTCACTATGGTGAGTCTTGTGAGTCTGgggtgatttttttgttttatgaccCACATTCTCCTGAGATTTATCCAACTACAGGTATCCTGTCACCTCCTTCAGAATTTTCTCGTGTAATTAGGATTTCATTGGTTCATCGAGCTGTTTGGGACTAAATGCAGCAAAACAGACCCAAAACATGACGCCACCATCGTCATTTCCTTTGTCCAAACAGAAGACTTCTCCTTTCATACTAAGAAGTTCTACTTCAGCATCATCTATACATGAACTCTAGTTCAAACAGCCTTCTGGTTTCCCAGTGAGATCTTTAGCAATCTGCAGGTGGAGTTTGCGCCCCTACGATGGACACAATCGCCATGTTCTGCTGATGTTAGACTCAGTAACCTGAACACTGTCACTGTTATCGAGACAAACTCTTTAAGGATGGTTTTAGAACCTCTCCAGACTGATGAGCATCagtaaatcaataaatcaaatcaatacATCATTTTCTGAGGAACCTCCTCTGTTTGGGCCATGACACACTTCCCATTTCTGAAGACTCAAGCATTTTACAAGCAAAGTGGTAAAAGCCACAATTACACGAGTCCTGGCTGGCAAATGTGCACAAACCCCGCCTCGGGGTCgtattacattttaaacatttcactaaatgctttaaaaattcTTCACCATAAGGAGGGCAATCCCGGGCACGACCAACACATGTGTGTCAGATCTGCTGTCTGGACTCTCACCGAGGACATTTCGGGTCAGCGTTTGGATAAATCCTTACTAATCTAGCATTAGTTAAGTGAACACTTTGCACCAGCAAAGACAGATGATTAGCGCACCAAGTTTAGGACAGAGTTCCACGGCTCATCAGTTAAAGTTATCCCCAAGTCAGTGTCCCAGGCTCAGACAGTCAGTGGAGCATGGATTAAGGTTACTGATAAGTTCATAAATCTGGGATATCAGTCCGCTCTGTTTAGCATTCAGCTGAAGAATATCATCATAGCCCATCACTGAATGGTTATTTGGGAAGGAgctgaatttcttttttaaagtttcttaTTCTGGgattttaaacaacaacaacgagTGGTTATGGAATAATCCCAACGGGAGATGTACAGATTTTACTCAAGTACCTAACCTTCAAAGCAAactttggaaaaaacaaaacacacacctgaCAGGTACGGCCATCCACTATCCTCAGGTCCTCAGTAAATTCTTTTCCAATATTAAAATCCATGCTGAAATTCTTGAAGGTAGTGAGTGTGTTGATTTTCATGGCTCCTGTCTCCGGGTCATGGATGATCTCTTTAGTGGGCTTCAACATACACACGATCTTCCTCAAAGCAACATTAACATCTGGGAGAAAAGAGGGAACGATTTTGTAAGCCACACTTATGGGGGGATCTTTTCTACCTCAGACACTGCAGGTGGAGTGAACACACACTTGTGAGGGTGTAAGTGGGTCAAAGGTGGTGATTTCATTACACTAATGCTGCTGGGAAATGTAGACAGTCCACATCACTAAATCAGATACTGAAGATTATAAATCAGTCAACATATAAAcaattatttaaagataaaagcaTGAAAGACGAATGTTAAATTAGAGGGTTTTACCCATTAAACATTTGATGgtaataatactataaaatATGCTGCATAAAGACTGGTACCTAAACCTGTCAGGTAGGCGTCCATATTCTCCTGCTCCACCATATGATAGGTGCCGGAGTAATTAGGTTTACTCATTTTTTCCTTAAGAAACTCCAGAAATTCCTGCTTTTCCTTGTTCTGGTTTTTCCTCCAGTCCCGTCTGGATCCCACGGATCAGCTGCCGAATTCTGTATGGAGTGAAATTAGTCCCAAAGTGACAAGACCAAGTCTGAACCAAGATTAGTGTACAAGCATTTGTGCGTAAATTCTAAGCCCTGGCAAATACCTGCTCCAATCGAAACACAAATACAGAGTAATCTAAAGAGATGCCATAATGTGAATAAATAGTAataatttacacacacatttaagCTAAACTTCACAAATCTGCTATTTTAGCTTTTTACTTCCAGCTTCCAGCGCGCACAAATGTCTACAAATACTTGTGATGTTCTTTTCGCTCACTTACAGGTCGTTAAATAGCCGTGCACGAATCGCCTGTTGATCGCAGAAGTCTAATCATCACTTCTGCTGTGAACCTTTGTACAGCTGACGACGTAAGCTACGTAACTGACCGACGTAGCTGCCAGCTTTTGCGTGGTGTTCCCTGTAATTACCTTATCGTCTGTCCCGGTGTTTTATATGCGGTGTCAGCCACGatggaaacaaataaaatgccGGGGCTTTCCCCCTCTTGGGTCCCCACTCTTTGTAGTGGTCAGCTGCTTTTTTGTCCCACCACCCCCCCCCGGGGGGCTAATTTTTTGTCCCTCGCCACCCCCCGGCCCCCTTCCACTTCTTTGTATATTTCATCACATCCATACTGATAGCCAAAACTATCTCCCTAACATCTCCAGCCATCCCTTTTCCTCCCTTCCcttttccacttatccaattcaaggTTTGTGAGTCTTTATACTGAggtgatgattattattattctcggtgataaattcaaaaactgCGGCGAACAGGTAGCCGGAAATGCATAGGAGGGATCCACAGGCCAATCACAGCAGCTGCCAGCACTTTCGACGCCACCTGTAGTTACATTTCCAGTAAGCTGGTGCACGTCTGGTTACGACGTCCCTACACATAAGTATAAATCCCCCGTGACATGCACAGATCCCGTCACACGACGTGGGCTTTGGAGACAATTTTTTAAGCTGCCAAACGTAAGCTGCTTTCAAGTGAGGGTGGAGAACTGGGACATCTGAGCTTCATGTGTTTTTCATATATCATCCCTCGACTAGAAAACGAGTAATAGCCTGTGAAAGTTAATATGTGGTTTAAATAACCTGCACTACATGCTGGATGTTCTTCCGTTGTAAAACGGCCAGTTAGAGCTCCTTCTCTTAAGCGAGTGTAGGATAACTCGTCCTCATTTTTGAATATAGATTTAATCCAGGTGATGTAGAATGACTACATCCAGGCTCCTATATGGCGTCTGTAATCTTAAATCAGGGAATTCCACGGGAAGCCCAAATGTCCCAGTTTTCTGTTAGTACGTGAATGCTGCTTACATTTGTGGATCTGTGTGGAAGCTGGCAGCCCGAAGAGAGTCTCAAAACCCCAcgtgcacatgtgacgtgatcTATAAATCTCCCCGTATCAGTCTAGGTGTGTGTAAACACTCGTCTAGTCATCCAAATGAGTCTCAGTTCACCCGATGCCACACCGGCCATTGTCACCATAAGGAGAAAAACCGAAGACCTCACTGCTTTTTATATAGGTGGGAGTCACCAAACACCCCAAGATACCATATCATTGACATTTATAACATTTTGCCATATACCGAGTATTGCAATAACATATTTAAAGGATCTAGCACCTTATTGTTAAACTGCAAATTATGTCCTCAGAGTTAAACTTTGTCATCGTCTCTTTATCAAATAAGATAGTTATCtcacttcactttttttttccaagcatGCCAGCACTAAATCATGCCAAAAGAGGGAGTCAGTTTGCTATCAGTCTGCGattgaatggggtcaagttAGCAATTACATGTAATTTGTTTCTGATAATACAGTAATAATAATGGGAAACCATTTAGTCGACCCTCAGACTAGTCTAGTCCTGCCTGAGGTCTCTTTTACTGAAATTCAAGTTAGTCCTTCTCACTGTTGCTAaggtctgattgttggggttttctctgtagtcTCTTTGGCTTACAATGTAAAATGCTTGGAGGTGATTGGTGATTGATTtggcattatataaataaatgtgaattGAATAGTCACATAAGGTTGCAAcagtaatgtaaaaaaatagTTAATACAATCACCAGGCAGccaatatttgtttatttttttggttgATTGAAGGAGGTTGCCGTTCTATTTTTCCTCCTGTGACTGAGCAATTAGCTTGCTCCGAATTAGGAATTAGGTTTTGTCAAGCTGCTTGTGTCCAGTGTGGGATGGTTTTTCGTTTGAGTTAATTTAATGTAAGTTTACTCAGCTAACGTTGTCTCAGGATGGTGCTGCATGAGATTTTTCATTGTATTCTGAGAGAAATATCCAAATTCGGTGTTCTTGTATAGATACATGCAAATATTACAGTACTATGCTTGATTTTTGtctcaaacacttgtttttccAAACATTTCCTTGTTTCCAAAGTAGTCGCCACAGTAGCCTCGGGATCAGAACTAGAAGTAAACTAGCTTGTGTCGCCTTCTGCTCTCAGGATCTTTTGCATGTTAACAACTACACCACTGAGGGTAAAAGTTAGAATTAGGTCTAAGTTGCAGTAAGGGTCAGTGGCATTCACCTGTGATGGTGAAGGTTAGGGTGACGTCCTAAGTAAGGTATAATGTCAACCAGTGTGTATAAGTGTGTGAGAGAGCTTTTCATGGAAGTCACTccccaaaaaagcaaaaagagccACTTAAAGGATTTTCAGGGAGATCAGTGTTCAACATGTGACAAAACAACACTGGCATAcacgtgaacacacacacacacacacacacacacacacacacacacacacacacacacacacacacacacacacacacacaaaattgaTATTATTATATCAATTTTGTCTTCCTAATGAGAAAGCTGGAGAATATGAACATGGAAATGTTCAGTAATGTTTCCCCTTTGTTCTGTTCATTAATTGTACTGGCTGACACAGGACCACCTCGAGCTATCTCCATTCAGTAGTAAAAGGCAAAACTTTGGATTGGTAAACAGATCTCAGGTCTGCATGAGCTCTGGGGTGGGGGGCGTGGCTTCCCTCTGTGATCTTGTTAAAGTATTAAAGCTTCCTCACCTGTTAGAAATTAAAGTGGTCTGGGCACCAGAGGAGGAAGAGTAAGGGGAGAGGGTTGTGGAAATGAGTGAGGGACTTCAAACAGGTTGGTTGAAGTGTGCGTATGGGCCCTCGGTGCCAAGTAGGGCATTAGAGTAGGTCAGAGAGCAGAAAACTCACTGTGGAGTCGTTCCAAGACATTCAAACAAATGTGCCAAAATAAGAAATCAGGAGAACAGCTGGAGcacatttctaaaaaaaacctggtagcctggctgcccctgggtgggtccgggatgggcgtgaggttctgggggcactccgtctctgggctggggccctggccaagcctcaggggcttgggtcctggttggtgtgttgccggggttgtgggcgggtgggtgtatgggggcccagtcctggcgcagggtgccgcctgtgcatcgaaccacctgggggctcttcaactggtggggaggttgtcaaatcctgcaggagagttcctctcttcaggaactctctctgcaggaggggagatacaggagaggtggaagaagatctcagcctgggcgtctattgtcttgtatagtctggaagatgagtggatgatggggtgggtgcagttttctctgtggtggggtcaggtggactgtcccgggctctgtggggctgggcggcgttgctgcactgggccccggtccggatgggcctgggccccctttcctggcgggttgcagagtatggggtgcctactggggtcagcggggagctggccccaggaggggtcactgcccctcccttccttccctccccatctccagctgcctcctcttcccgctccaccacaatcacccacacatgcagggccttggggtaggggtgtgtcaccagggtgcagaggagacatcccccccctttgtccccttctggctgcctccgcctcaattttatcccacaacttagacattcacattactcacactctcattacacatacatataggatcttggggtgggcacgctacacggattccaaattaccatcagggtgtacacctcacccctggcgtcgttgcccacctctcaattttaaatacacgtagacattgagggctagcaggagggctatacgcttacctgctgctctggcaggtagctccatgccctcctgggttttaaatgcaccttagaacacacatacatcaacactacatatgagcgggtggagggaggtttgagtcttcccacacccccgttctctgcggcctgctggagcgggggctaggaggaggagttggccgtccgactggggtctggaaatggggcctcctgctgctgcggagtcggggcagtctgcttctccccaccgcagggaaaagggtaacaccacctgggtctgggcgcagtttccccctccaggggcaagggtacctagacctggggcttagagtacgcttggggagtgtgattgtgtgtacagtgtcttaAGGCAGTTTATCTTCAACAGAAACTTATTTGCAAATTGTAGTTGGtggaaatgaaatgaattaaaCACAGCATCAATTCAGGAAGCAGAAAAGTCAGGCTCAGGAAAGAATTATGCCAGATTATTTCAgaacagctgatttcagtttcagCTGATGGCTCAGCCAAACCCCGCCCCGTCCAATTTGCTATGTAATGGAGAGCACATCATTGGAAGAGAATTAGGCTGTTTATAAGCGCCTTCTTTTCATTCTGTGTCCAGCATAATTAATACCTGTTGCCACTGAAGGGGAGActtgctgctgctctctgtgtaCTCATATGGAAGTGCAGGAAAGTCCCAGAGCAGCCGTACTTGACATGGAGCCAATGACTCACCCTCAGCATCTAATTCTGGGTC
This sequence is a window from Oreochromis aureus strain Israel breed Guangdong linkage group 11, ZZ_aureus, whole genome shotgun sequence. Protein-coding genes within it:
- the LOC116320959 gene encoding retinol-binding protein 1-like isoform X1, with the protein product MSKPNYSGTYHMVEQENMDAYLTGLDVNVALRKIVCMLKPTKEIIHDPETGAMKINTLTTFKNFSMDFNIGKEFTEDLRIVDGRTCQTTVDWDGDKLVCVQRGEKEGRGWTHWLEGDKLHLEMRVQGVTAKQVFKKAE
- the LOC116320959 gene encoding retinol-binding protein 1-like isoform X2 gives rise to the protein MSKPNYSGTYHMVEQENMDAYLTDVNVALRKIVCMLKPTKEIIHDPETGAMKINTLTTFKNFSMDFNIGKEFTEDLRIVDGRTCQTTVDWDGDKLVCVQRGEKEGRGWTHWLEGDKLHLEMRVQGVTAKQVFKKAE